The region aaattttcgcaagtTTCACGGAGCAATTAAGGGGATTTTCTTACAGCTCAAAATCACATCTCTGTTTCCTTTATAGGTACCTGTGATGTTTTCGTTTAATTGTGTAATATTTACCGATCGTTATGTTAACTGTGCGTAATGGAATAccatctgttttttttttttgttgttcctACACAACAACCaaacgtatataatacgtacaacgaaagaaaaaggtaTTCCAAGGATTTGGATTGAAGATGATACAGTCTCAAGCCACAGGATATATTAAATGCAAAGTAAATTCTGACTAAGGTCAATCAAAGAagatgatagaaaaaaaaaaagaagaaattatatatacaccATTCAAAATGACCGCCAGACTTGAAAAAGCtagaaattttaatgaaaagcTTCGTTTTCTAATTCCGTCTTTcgatttttactttatttctcAGACAGAAATCTTTCGCACTTGATAATTATTGTCGAATAATTTATGTCTGAAGGATAAGgacaaatatcgaaaaaacaaacacttAATATACGCTCtctaataatatatatatatatgtaatatgcaCGGAAACAGAATTGTTactaacaaacaaaaataaacaaaaacagcaacaacagcaacaaaatttactataaacggtaaaattaatttcaattaattcaaccaCGATCCAAAAATTTCTGTCTTTTTCAGGATATGGCATGTTTTCTTTAATACCTCCCAAATATAAGCTTAAGCTGTCTCCACGACCACCaaatatgtaatttttgtttctaacaacAACCTGCGGTAAACCGGTAATATAATGacacaatgaatttttttacttttcttttggcccaacaatttttacttctGCAGCATTTGTACACAAACTTGgctcaattttttctctcacaatattatacagaaaatatgaaacaaaaatgatatttGGAATACGAATacgcagaaaaaaaacaacacaatgataataattctgCAAGTATCTTGGGAGCGCATAATTGAttcagagatttttttttccatttttgagattaaaaaaaaaaaaaaaaaaaaacaagaaatattttttgtttcttcatcCCGAGTCCACGGGAAGATATGAAGATTTTTTGACAAGGACATTCTCGAAGGTTAGTATAATACGcttataatttttatgaaaatgcATTCGTACCCGCTTTCTAGAAgctgacaaattttcattacatatTATAACAAATTTTGCAACTGCGTagaggtttgaaaatttattttgcactACTTCTCATCTTAAAACACAATGCATATTCACATACCATTTACTTATGCCTCATACATAAAACGGCATAGCAACGCCTTTTTtccctgaatattttttcatgagatgaaagaaattatctTTTGGAAAAATCGCATTTTTTCCCACGCTTAGCAAATTCATACGTTCGGTAATTAAATGCATGTGGAATGTTGCAtggtgtggaaaaaaaaaatgtctaaacAAAAGTCCAATTTAAACGCAACGCAATTACTAAAACACTAAAAGAGCGGATTTATTTTGGAAACTGTGAATGAataagagaatttttttgtttagaaaaaaaaaagttacatcaAATGTTCATCAGGGTTGTGTGTAAACGTCGCCAAATCATTGTTGGAAAAAACgagttgttttcttttcttcaaaactaaaaacagttaaaaaacataaaacaaaaaaaaaaaaaaataccaccaTGTGCACCAAAATAAGAAATCATTTCGTTTTCGAACACGTAgttatgtataatacgtataatattttaactGTGTTGAAATGTGATTTTCTGTTATCCTGTATAGAAACatatgtgtaataattatatgatGCCATTTGTGTAATTCAGAATACACACCATAATAAGGATCACCACGTTGATAAAACACGAATATATGTAATATCGAATGTCTCACGTAAAAATAGAATCAAAGAAGAGCAGGTAAAAGAAAttatagaataataaaaaaaaaaaaaaaaaaaagaaacgatttcttcgtgaaaattaaacgcatcatcaaaaataatgaaaaattctctcgGACGCAGCACGTGCtgagattaaaaatttgaagcgaaaaattcaagaataaCTTTGAAATAAGAAACCAGTACGTTTCTTGACtacattttataaatttctttattttttccttttcttatGCTCGTAAGGCAGAGCTGCGTCTCAGGGGATTGtatatataaaagaaaaaaccttgtgcaaataaataaatacatacataattaACGACGATAATAAGTACaataaacgagagaaaaagatcTGTCGAAATAATAACTCCCATATTCGTAACTCGTCAACTTTATAATAAACTGTGTATcttaccgatttttttttctcttcttctcttgcAAACCAGCGAAAGATTTCGATGCTGACAAGGCTTGGAACGCCCACCTCGACCGTCTTGCCGATATCGATAGAATGTACCCGAGCCCGACACCGCTGCTTCATCGACACAGAAACCGACCCGGATCTCCCATCACGACGAAGCCACTATTCGACATTCACGgtaatttcaacgattcttattattgatttgaatttcaagttAATTTTGAACACTTATGCTAATGAGAAGTCATCCATTATACGACCGAAGGATGCAgagttttatatttattttaagcTTTGCAATTTGATAAACGATGCATAATTGTTTAACTGAATTCACTTTActcaaaacatttttctacacTTTTTATATAACAGTTTAAAAACCGTTGGAAACGacgatttttgcaaaaatttttcacaaaatttattctcatacATCAACACGTAGTTCAAATTGAGTAATATTAAGAAAAACGTACCGAATTTCAACGGGTTTAAACACGTATTCAATTTATAACtaacgaaatttatttcggactgaaataatttcaatctttgcTAGAACTACGTAACAGAATAGAACGTGTCCAAACTTGTACGAAAAGTATTTTCCatgcgtttgaaattttgaggCTTGAAATGAAGATggaatcatcatcatctttTCTACCCTTACAGTCGATTATTCGCGACTATGGCCAATTACCGCTAAACAGCGATTACTCACAAagtaaaccaaaaaaaaaataaataaatcaatcgaTAAATCAAACAACACCGCAGTCCCTTGAAAACGACCCCTCTTTTCGCCGTCACAGGTCACCTGCTCGATGATTTGGCGAACATCCCGTCGTTCCCGACTCTCTTGCGCAAGAAGCCGATCTGGGATCTGCTTTCGCCATCGCCGGCGGTGCCGATCAGCGCTTTCGCAAGAGACCCGTGGTGGTACCCGAGCTACGCGCCCTACATCCCCAACTACGCGCAATACAGGACTCCGTTCTATCTGAGAGACAGCTACCTGAGCCCAGTGAAGCGTCGCTACCTTTGGAGCCGACACCCCCTCAGGCCTCTGGGTAAGACGCGATTCCCCCTCATCCCACCCTTAAGAACTCACTCGCCGCGTCACTGAAACACAGGCTGCATCGAATGAGCCACGATTTTGCCCATTCGGTTCACAATTACTACTACTAGACTTTTTCCATACTGctgttttctttgtttaacCGTTGGGAGGAGTCATTGGTAGTTTTTCAGATTCAGAATTCCGATCAGGTATTGATGTCGCTTCGTACCGCCATCTTGAATGTACGAGGGAATTTGTTTTCGACAAATAACTCGCCCATTTTCAATCTTCGACTAAAGATTATCTTTTAAACTAAAACTCTAGGGCATGTAATCCTTTGATCGATATTTTCTGATGTAAGTCGTAAAGTCAAGAGGGCGGTTGAAACTCCTGCAGAATGTGGTCGAAAGTCTGGATTTAAACTACAAATAAACCTCCCCCCCTCAAAGCCCCATGATCTTACAAAGAAAATTATGGTATCGAATAATTCCAACCTTAAGTTTATACTTCAACCGGGCTAGTCGGGTAGTTcgaaatcttgaaaatttccagaCAAAACATTCGTTTCCACTCGAATCGACACACTTCGACGACTGGTAACAACTTCAATTGTTATATGTAAGATGCGAAATTGTTTTCGACGCGACCATCACTTGTTTTTAGTTTTCCGTGGCGCGTGAAGGTGGCGACTGATTCGAATAGGCGAACCGCACATACTCTTATGTTAAACCTGTTAAACATTCGGCCTATCACCCCGAACCGAGCGGCACTCGCGCTATGCGAAATCTCCGAGCACACTGAGAGGTTGAGCTCTGGGTTTTAGGCCGGTGTTGATACCGGACGTAAACATTGTGCCGAGTCTTTCATCGGTCACCGACTCTCGTATTAATATGAATTTATCGCTGGAAAACAGATTTTGCGGTTTACTCGTATATACCGCTGCCGCGCTGTTCTAATCGttcttttttcgaaacacATTGCAGACATTCGCtacatgcacacacacacatatatatatatatatatgtaatgatttttgtttttgctttcGGTTTTTTAATCAGAAACGTTCAACGAATTTCTTTGCAGATTTGTCGGAGGACCTTTGTCTATTgccgatttgaatttttgatactTCTCTTtttgagaaagagaaataagTGAGCAATGACGATATTTGTGCACGCGAAACCTCACGTATATTTACatctatatacatacgtatataatcgTTATTTCTGCACTACTTATACAGATGTAGAGAGATAAAttatctttttgttttttagaatagaaatttttggtAGTTTAGTCTAACTATGGACGACAACGTAGTTATtaacgtatacgtgtatacgacATAGGAAAAGCATGCAAGTGGAAATTGAGAGTCTTGCATAAACACGCACAATCATTGATTTTCCTCGACGTAAAATTATTCCACACATTACAATAAACGACTTAAAATACccaatataatatacatacttgaatacaaaataataGCCTGCATTGAAATgtgcgtatatatattatattacaggTAATTTCTCGAATTGTACCTATTATTCAAAGCCAAGTCCACGAGTATGCTTTACGGAGCCATGGTACAACCATTGGTAATCAGATGCAACGTGAGGTCAGAGTAATATTCTTACGAAGGAATGTTTGTCAATAATCACTTAATAgacgaatggaaaaaaattaaataaacattcGTGATGTCATGAGTGaaccccctcctcccccccccccccccgcaaacattttttctcctATATTTTTCGAGCACAATTTTCTTTACACGTACACGAGATACAGTGAGATTTTATCAACATCTCACGCGACTAACGTGTAATCGAACcttttcatatttacaatcGTACGTCATGTTAcaagaaagcaaaaaaattcaatttttacacgtGCACGTAcggtttttgaaaatttccaacatttttgtactttcttctttttcatacaATCCATTTTTCAACTCGTTCTCTGTATAACGTGATGGTTGTGTGCAGCTTTCATGCTTTACAACTAAGCGAATGAATTtgaagtaaacaaaaaaaaaaaaaaaaacgatatgAATAATCCGAATAATCTATGATTAATAAACGCGCTCGAAACCTGGAATGCTACAGTTATCACTTCCTGaatgatattaatattattagcCAAATTATCCAAAGCcccgtgatgaaaaaataataaacacaaTCGAATtaccttctttcttttcttttattttttttttttgtcaacgttattgtgtaattaaaaaaattaactccAGATTTCACGTTTTCAGCTGCCGCCTTCTAAGGGACTTCACTTCGCCGCCCAAGAAGTAACGAgcgaaattgacgaaaaaaagaataatttcgaattgaaagtggataaaacaaaaataaataaaaacgaaaaaaaaaaataaaacaaaacacaaaaaaaaatatttaaattattcacgTTATCATCGCCCGCACAAAATTTGATCTTCAGAAGTCTGACTCACCCCccggaattttatttattataacattttttcggTTATTATTTACTGCCTGCAGAGTATTCTTAAAAGgcttactactactactactactactactactaccgatactactactactactactactactactactattattattatttcaacgatattatatcaataaataaacatactTACTAAAAGTCAAAAATGTTTCCTTTCACTTTCGTCAATCCAtgatatatgtacataatgtgattttttgtagaaaatttgttCATTCAAACAAGACAGAAAGTATAACTTGCAAAGTTATAcgaatggaaaatttcaacttgGCGGTAAGTCGCggagagaaaattaattaagaaGATGAAGTagcaagagaaaaaagaaactttgaTATCTGATAAGAATATAACATTATGAAACAATACGCAtgatgtttatttttcttttgaaattttttacatcgtaTTTAGATGTCGTAATTTCCATGTTGCAATTTACCAAAAACCGCTAGGGCATGTAGATAcatatttcagaaaacttgTATTCATCTTTCATTATTATCTTCGTTTTAGTTTCATACtttacgtatttttatttttatttattttttttctacattttaaGTGCAAggcataatttttcaaacgttaaATTGCAACAGAAAAATcatttacaaataatatataacatgtatttcttaatataattataatgtatGTTTAATAGGTATATCGTACCTTAagggaaaaaaacatttcaaccGTTCATTTAAGGAGTTGTGtgctgaaaagaaaaaggcaagagaattgaaaaaataaagtaattaatcaattcaaaTCAGAatagagaataataataaccgaTATTCCCACATGGGAGATtttagtgaaaataaatagatatatatgatTCTTCGTTATTAACGCTCAATAATTCGTGCGTTAATTTTATAACCTTTATCTTAAGTTTTATTCTGCTCCAATAAACGCAGATACGTAGGATATAGTGCGACGAAGTATATTTCGGGTATTTATCTTAACTTTGTACAATAGAGCAATGGGAAAAATTCCCTCAACATTTATCATGTGACATAGTTATTCCATTGGTTTCAAGATAGCTTTCAACGGAACATACCGATTAATTTACATAGCTTGTTTCATCTGTtactttattcattttgtcTCTTACTAATGATTTAAATCCCCTTAAAATACACGTCGAATAAAGGCGTATTTAGTTGTAGAAGCATCATCTTTAAAGTCATTAAAATACTGGggcttttttcatttttataaatttgttgtttttttccgttctttttcttgtatttGTTTCTCATTTGTGGTCTTaaatgcatatatgtatatacatatatatatatatatacacacacatgtatatttatgatatatatttatgttatattaataataataataacgtatGTGTGTAACTGAAAACTATTCATattcaaaagaatttttttctttttccctatTACAGTATCGTAGTACATATTACCCGACTATTTTTATGTAAGCATTGTGTCCTCTATGTTATACGCGGTTCAATTCGACAGCTATTACACtgaatattcttttttctgcCTCAGTCCGTAAATTGTAGGATACAATGCTACgttcgaaaataaataagcGATTAAGAAAAGATGATTTCCgacggtaataataattaaaataataataacaacaataataataatgataacattattaataacaatgatgacgatgataatgatgataataataacaataatttacacGAAGGTATAGTTGTATGTATGGCGTTCCTTGTGTATGCTGAATGTTTATCAATAATTAAGTTAGGacgaggcaaaaaaaaaaagaaaatatatatatataaacctGCCTGTCGAAATTGAACGaacaaatagtaataataaataattaggagtaaataaatgagaataaaaatgctGCTAAACgcaaaaatgaatgaaatagaaaaggaTCGCTCATCATGtaagagaaaatgaataacTGTTACTGAGAATGGTAGCAAGGAGTATATGAAGTACATATGCTATTTTTTAGTGCTTATGTTGACGGAACTCGCTTATTTTGTTCACCCTATAAACAAATTGGTTAGTCGATAAAGTGACTTTTTTTAACtagaggaacaaaaaaaaaaaaaaaaatgtatatattgatcgatattttatacaaagaaGCATCCTGCGATAATAGTGTAATTGAGATGTAATAAGGAAGATGTCGTTTCCCGTTTTAGGTATTCAAGtttgctgtttattttttttttcattttatttcgtttcgttttgaATTATGAGTTTTTAGTTAGTGTACATACTGTAGTGACACGTTCCACAGCTGAAAcatatagaaaaataaaatcaagtcCAATATTCTACGGATTTCGGTCAACTTTTACTCACATTGTTGGTATGATTTAGGATTTAAGCAGGTTAAATGTCTCTGGCATCTTCAGGACTCAGTATGGCTGATTAATTTTGGATTTAAAAGAGGTAATGTTATTTTATAAACTAAAGCAAAGCGAGATCAATGCACGGAAAAGTTAACTGAAAACGTCCGACGTCGTCGTTCAATGTAAGTTAAAGCTCCTCCCATCTATTTATATAC is a window of Neodiprion fabricii isolate iyNeoFabr1 chromosome 6, iyNeoFabr1.1, whole genome shotgun sequence DNA encoding:
- the LOC124185614 gene encoding uncharacterized protein LOC124185614 isoform X1; amino-acid sequence: MDARFKSNLDMIGRNEPITKKAKFWQSYVRALKGTDDMRAPEHTHRPRGIYRSDFPELHSTSWPWGKSIYDDPIHAGERINVPGYRYLPVHREIYGYSPRQLYPHQYKPVERYTPAKDFDADKAWNAHLDRLADIDRMYPSPTPLLHRHRNRPGSPITTKPLFDIHGHLLDDLANIPSFPTLLRKKPIWDLLSPSPAVPISAFARDPWWYPSYAPYIPNYAQYRTPFYLRDSYLSPVKRRYLWSRHPLRPLGNFSNCTYYSKPSPRVCFTEPWYNHW
- the LOC124185614 gene encoding uncharacterized protein LOC124185614 isoform X2, with the protein product MDARFKSNLDMIGRNEPITKKAKFWQSYVRALKGTDDMRAPEHTHRPRGIYRSDFPELHSTSWPWGKSIYDDPIHAGERINVPGYRYLPVHREIYGYSPRQLYPHQYKPVERYTPAKDFDADKAWNAHLDRLADIDRMYPSPTPLLHRHRNRPGSPITTKPLFDIHGHLLDDLANIPSFPTLLRKKPIWDLLSPSPAVPISAFARDPWWYPSYAPYIPNYAQYRTPFYLRDSYLSPVKRRYLWSRHPLRPLAAAF